The Rubricoccus marinus nucleotide sequence CGCCGCGGACGTGTGGCTGATGGCGGCTCTCGGCGCGCTCGCCCTCGGCACGATGGCGGTCTTCTGGAAAGAGCTGAAAGTGCTCCTGTTCGACCCCGACTTCGCCGCGAGCGTCGGCTACCCCGTCCGACGGCTCGACGTGCTGCTGACGACGCTGCTGGTCATCGCCATCGTGGTCGGGCTCCAGACCGTTGGCGTCGTCCTCATGAGCGCGATGCTGATTGCGCCAGCGGCGGCGGCGCGGCAGTGGACGAACACGCTGAGCGGCGTGGTCGGCCTCGCGGCCCTCTTCGGCGCGGCCTCTGGCGTGAGCGGCGCCCTTCTCTCCGCGACGGTCGCCCAGTTGCCCACCGGCCCGACGATCGTGCTCTGCGCCAGCGGCATCGTGCTCGTGAGCCTGCTCGCGGCGCCCGGACGCGGACTCGTCGCGCGATGGATCCAGACGCTGCGCAGCCGTCGCACGCTCGAATCGACGGGCGTCCTCGAAGACCTGTACACGCTCGCGCTGCACCACGGCGACCTCGCAAAGGCCCACCCCGCGGCCACGCTCAAGACCATGACCGCGCGCCCCGAGCGCGTCGATCCCACGCTCAGCGCGCTCGAATCGCGCGGCTGGGTGCGGCCCTCTGGCGAAGACGGTTGGGCGCTGACGGACGCCGGGCAGGCCTACGTCCGCCGGCTGGCCCGCAACGAGCAGACAGATCCGTCCGAGTGATGCGTGCTTCGTAATGCGTGACCGTCCCTCCACCGCCAGAGGCCTCTGGCGACGCCTCACCTGGTCCAACATGTGCCCCGCTCCCGTCGCGCCTCTGGCGCCAGAGGCGGACTGCCGCCCCTCACGTCGGCCGCCCTCACGCATCCCGCAGTACGCATCACCCCCATGAGCCCCGGTCTCGAAATCCAACTCATCTGCGCCGTGACGGCGGCGGCCTGTGCCCTGGTCGGCGCGTTTCTCGTGCTGCGGCGCGCGGCGCTGCTCTCGGACGCGATCTCGCACGCCGTCCTGCCCGGCATCGCCATCGCGTTTTTCGTGACGGGCGACCTCGCCTCGCCGTTTCTGCTCGTCGCCGCGGCCATTACCGGCGTCGTGACCGTCGCACTTATCGAGGCGCTGACGCGGACGCGGCTCGTCAAAGCCGACGCCGCCATCGGGCTCGTCTTCCCGGCGCTGTTCTCCATCGGCGTGATCCTGATCTCGCTGCTCGCCAGCGACGTGCACCTCGACGCCGACGCCGTGCTCCTGGGCGACCCCGCGTTCGCGTGGATCGAGCGGTTCACCGTCGGCGGGCAGGACCTGGGGCC carries:
- a CDS encoding metal ABC transporter permease, yielding MIEFDYTLQVVALGAAVLGITSGALGTFAVLRGQSLLGDAISHAALPGVVIAFIVMGTKAPLGLALGAGIAGWLGALAVGSVVRRSRIPLDAALGIVLAVFFGLGLVALTFAQRIPGLNSAGLNAYLFGQAAALVAADVWLMAALGALALGTMAVFWKELKVLLFDPDFAASVGYPVRRLDVLLTTLLVIAIVVGLQTVGVVLMSAMLIAPAAAARQWTNTLSGVVGLAALFGAASGVSGALLSATVAQLPTGPTIVLCASGIVLVSLLAAPGRGLVARWIQTLRSRRTLESTGVLEDLYTLALHHGDLAKAHPAATLKTMTARPERVDPTLSALESRGWVRPSGEDGWALTDAGQAYVRRLARNEQTDPSE